A stretch of the Hydra vulgaris chromosome 09, alternate assembly HydraT2T_AEP genome encodes the following:
- the LOC136085428 gene encoding uncharacterized protein LOC136085428 gives MWKAISDRGISEPLFRTSKAVAINSSIYINECLEKRLLPFIHKYHEDFNYLFWPDLASSYYSKDSLNWMDQYVYYVDKESNPQNMSQARPIENFWGHLAQKVYKGDWQASTEHVLIDCIKLKLQEIDLNFLQSHMKGVRAKLRSIADGGVFSYKK, from the coding sequence atgtgGAAAGCCATATCTGACCGTGGTATCTCCGAGCCATTGTTTCGCACTTCCAAGGCTGTAGCGATCAATTCATCaatctatattaatgaatgttTAGAAAAACGACTTCTTCCATTTATTCACAAGTATCATGAAGACTTTAACTACTTATTTTGGCCAGATTTAGCAAGTTCTTATTATTCTAAAGATTCTCTAAATTGGATGGACCAATATGTCTATTACGTTGATAAAGAATCCAATCCCCAAAATATGTCTCAAGCACGaccaattgaaaatttttgggGACATTTGGCACAGAAGGTTTACAAGGGAGATTGGCAAGCTTCAACAGAGCATGTTTTGATTGATTGCATTAAACTAAAACTACAAGAGattgatttaaactttttacagtCGCATATGAAAGGCGTCAGAGCAAAATTGAGATCAATTGCAGATGGTGgtgttttttcatataaaaaataa